The proteins below are encoded in one region of Hordeum vulgare subsp. vulgare chromosome 3H, MorexV3_pseudomolecules_assembly, whole genome shotgun sequence:
- the LOC123441528 gene encoding ethylene-responsive transcription factor ERF010-like, whose protein sequence is MAPKKTPKVKSGFFGVRQKPSGNWGVEYSDAGRRWWMGTYPLAHEAARAYDMAVWYAERPREHLNIPEIESQVEAEMLVPQGIKMKEITTKNKTTKKPSVVVNAGETDEEAMARFSREHPKYVQAELEHYWKREAEHKKKEDEADPSTVIPIESSFEEDWTDFSEEKEEEGCDDPKKEEFWEQFRSSDDEEYFI, encoded by the coding sequence ATGGCGCCGAAGAAGACGCCGAAGGTCAAGTCGGGCTTCTTCGGCGTGAGGCAGAAGCCCTCCGGTAACTGGGGAGTGGAGTACTCTGAtgctgggaggcgttggtggatgggcACGTACCCCTTAGCCCACGAGGCCGCGCGTGCCTACGACATGGCGGTGTGGTATGCCGAGAGGCCTCGGGAGCACCTCAACATCCCAGAGATCGAGAGTCAGGTGGAAGCGGAGATGCTTGTGCCGCAAGGCATCAAGATGAAGGAGATCACGACGAAGAATAAGACGACGAAGAAGCCGTCGGTTGTCGTCAATGCGGGCGAGACCGACGAGGAGGCGATGGCGAGGTTTTCTCGGGAGCATCCAAAGTACGTCCAGGCTGAGTTGGAGCACTACTGGAAGCGTGAGGCGGagcataagaagaaggaggacgaggccgACCCCTCGACGGTGATCCCCATCGAGTCCTCTTTCGAGGAGGACTGGACAGATTTctcggaggagaaggaggaggagggttgCGATGACCCGAAGAAGGAGGAGTTCTGGGAGCAGTTCCGCAGCTCCGACGATGAGGAGTACTTTATCTAG